From the Pyxidicoccus trucidator genome, one window contains:
- a CDS encoding DoxX family protein, whose product MGVLAPLGRLLFSAIFITSGLNHFFQLQALTAYAQSSGVPEPRLAVLASGVALVLGGLFVLLGVFARLGAAAIAVFLVAAAFMVHKFWLVTDPVQAQNQLIHFMKNLSMAGGALFIVYFGSGPFSLRGRKREEGLGGGRLGMPLRH is encoded by the coding sequence ATGGGCGTGCTTGCGCCGCTGGGCCGGCTGCTCTTCTCGGCCATCTTCATCACCAGTGGCTTGAACCACTTCTTCCAGCTGCAGGCGCTCACGGCCTACGCGCAGTCCTCGGGCGTGCCGGAGCCGCGCCTGGCGGTGCTGGCGTCCGGCGTGGCGCTGGTGCTGGGCGGCCTGTTCGTGCTGCTGGGCGTGTTCGCCCGCCTGGGCGCGGCGGCCATCGCCGTCTTCCTGGTGGCCGCGGCCTTCATGGTCCACAAGTTCTGGCTCGTCACCGACCCGGTGCAGGCGCAGAACCAGCTCATCCACTTCATGAAGAACCTCTCCATGGCGGGAGGCGCCCTGTTCATCGTCTATTTCGGTTCAGGGCCCTTCAGCCTCCGTGGCCGCAAGCGCGAAGAGGGGCTCGGCGGTGGACGCCTGGGCATGCCGCTGCGGCACTGA
- a CDS encoding transporter, with the protein MPPAAPFLLASLLLLVPGPDARACATCACGDPTLTSMGTEQPFSGRLRLSTMLRAWGQTVGRDNENALRLREARMDVAAAYAPVPWLFLAATLPLQAREVRDVSLARERGWGVGDVELSAKAFIYQDKDFSPDHLFSVLAGVKLPTAPVLRAADGTELDLDTQLGSGSVDPLAGVAYQHFRGSWSFLASATGFLPTRGILGFRAGASVRTTLAAQYQPAPRWAVRLGLDGRIEAASDIDGEKEENGGGVIGYASPDVLFSPATDIVLAAGVRVPFFNRLRGRVAPTPIAMMSVAYDL; encoded by the coding sequence ATGCCCCCCGCCGCCCCCTTCCTCCTCGCCAGCCTGCTGCTGCTGGTGCCTGGCCCGGACGCCCGGGCCTGTGCCACCTGCGCCTGCGGCGACCCGACGCTCACCTCCATGGGCACCGAGCAGCCGTTCTCCGGACGCCTTCGCCTGTCCACCATGCTGCGCGCCTGGGGCCAGACGGTGGGGCGCGACAACGAGAACGCGCTGCGCCTGCGCGAGGCGCGCATGGACGTGGCCGCCGCGTACGCGCCGGTGCCATGGCTCTTCCTCGCGGCCACCCTGCCCCTGCAGGCCCGCGAGGTGCGCGATGTGAGCCTCGCCCGCGAGCGCGGCTGGGGCGTGGGCGACGTGGAGCTCAGCGCCAAGGCCTTCATCTACCAGGACAAGGACTTCTCCCCGGACCACCTCTTCAGTGTGCTGGCCGGCGTGAAGCTGCCCACCGCGCCGGTGCTGCGCGCGGCGGACGGGACGGAGCTGGACCTGGACACGCAGCTCGGCAGTGGCTCGGTGGACCCGCTGGCGGGTGTGGCGTACCAGCACTTCCGGGGCTCGTGGTCCTTCCTCGCCAGCGCCACCGGCTTCTTGCCCACGCGCGGCATCCTCGGCTTCCGCGCGGGCGCGTCCGTGCGCACCACGCTCGCGGCGCAGTACCAGCCCGCGCCCCGCTGGGCCGTGCGCCTGGGACTGGATGGGCGCATCGAGGCCGCGAGCGACATCGATGGCGAGAAGGAGGAGAACGGCGGCGGCGTCATCGGCTACGCGTCGCCCGACGTCCTCTTCAGCCCTGCAACGGACATCGTCCTCGCGGCCGGCGTGCGAGTGCCCTTCTTCAACCGGCTGCGTGGCCGCGTGGCCCCCACTCCCATCGCGATGATGTCCGTCGCGTACGACCTCTGA